One part of the Trichocoleus desertorum ATA4-8-CV12 genome encodes these proteins:
- a CDS encoding NAD(P)H-quinone oxidoreductase subunit L, translated as MLTALSSNTILSLVLYAALGGAYLLVVPLALFFYLQKRWYIASSFERAFMYFLVFFFFPGLLLLAPFLNFRPQKRQIEA; from the coding sequence ATGCTGACTGCACTTTCTTCAAACACTATCTTGTCTTTGGTTCTGTACGCAGCCCTAGGCGGTGCTTACCTGCTGGTTGTGCCCTTGGCCTTGTTTTTCTACTTGCAGAAACGTTGGTATATTGCTAGCTCTTTCGAGCGGGCTTTCATGTACTTCCTAGTTTTCTTCTTCTTCCCTGGCCTTTTGCTTTTAGCGCCGTTTCTCAATTTTCGGCCCCAGAAGCGCCAGATTGAAGCATAA
- a CDS encoding DUF11 domain-containing protein has protein sequence MKGLIPLWQHRFWLVTLLLPGVGLLQVLPGVTQETLQISNTGSVIFRAPNSDTPRTVPSNPTTFTAVTDVADLEVVKTGDRSAAEPGDTVTYRLLVRNTGTAAINSLVVQDVLPLGMQFTPKSLQGTVGSSTTTTPVALPEPTLNNRTIAIAVPNGLAPQQTLSLTYSVVLTPDAIRGSGRNLASAIGNTGTREIRSNTASFLVRIRPGILSDCGTILGRVFVDKNFDGEQQPGEPGVPNAVVFMDDGNRIVTDANGLFSVANVIAGNRTGALDLTSLPGYTLAPNLYRIEANSQSRLVRLAPGSLARMNFAVTPAFGEQSTR, from the coding sequence ATGAAAGGGCTGATACCGCTGTGGCAACACAGATTCTGGCTTGTAACCCTGCTTCTACCCGGAGTTGGGTTACTTCAGGTTCTACCAGGCGTAACTCAGGAGACGCTACAAATTTCCAACACGGGTTCTGTGATTTTCAGAGCACCCAACAGTGACACGCCTAGGACGGTGCCATCTAACCCCACTACGTTTACGGCTGTGACGGATGTAGCAGATTTGGAGGTAGTAAAAACGGGCGATCGCTCTGCCGCCGAACCCGGAGATACCGTTACCTACCGCTTGCTCGTCCGCAATACAGGTACAGCCGCTATCAACAGCTTAGTCGTGCAAGATGTGTTGCCCTTAGGCATGCAATTCACTCCTAAGTCTCTGCAAGGTACAGTGGGCAGTAGCACAACTACAACCCCAGTCGCTCTGCCAGAGCCAACCCTTAATAACCGTACGATCGCGATCGCCGTTCCCAACGGTCTGGCACCCCAACAAACCCTCAGCCTCACCTACTCCGTGGTCTTGACCCCTGACGCGATTCGAGGCAGTGGTCGCAACTTAGCTTCTGCGATCGGCAACACTGGCACCCGTGAGATCAGAAGCAACACCGCTAGTTTCCTAGTCCGGATTCGCCCTGGTATTTTGTCTGATTGCGGCACCATTCTGGGACGAGTCTTTGTGGATAAAAACTTTGACGGCGAACAGCAACCCGGAGAACCAGGAGTTCCCAATGCTGTAGTCTTTATGGATGACGGCAACCGTATTGTTACTGATGCTAACGGCTTGTTCTCAGTTGCCAACGTCATCGCTGGAAATCGCACAGGAGCGCTGGATCTCACTAGTCTACCAGGGTATACCCTCGCACCGAACCTTTACCGCATTGAGGCCAACAGCCAATCTCGTCTGGTTCGTTTGGCACCAGGTAGCTTAGCCCGAATGAATTTTGCAGTAACTCCAGCCTTTGGAGAGCAGTCAACTCGGTAA
- a CDS encoding OprO/OprP family phosphate-selective porin has protein sequence MTSTIGTLGITAPVHSTEVFQPSNLQSQFLLQPPESPKTTSGVAFTFTDAHPLHPDKVNFAIANSSGLAFNSEPTSSLSDTEAPTVVAPVSSVALPSTTSSLTAQAPENSQESQSPEASEAPTNNNPTSGNTETTAPTLPAARISQSRTIRLEISPVDDPRVVADGRSTVTLQGRLLNQQGELLSVNAIATLTASAGQFVGADQDPDRLGFQVVVQQGQFTAQLQSTLEAQKVRVRAAVDLEDESDSSAPTETLLQPSGGIATPTGQIEEIEAYTQVEFITNLRPSLVTGSVNLRIGPGGTDFYDSFRDFLDPELLDDDTRVDVNAAVFGIGAVGEWLFTGAYNSQRSLNETCDGTNRLFRDIQFCEQNYPVYGDSSTSTYLTPSTDSVYLRFERTSPVAGAEPDYGMWGDYNTLEFARTSQLFTATNRQLHGFKGNYNLGNLQATLLYGNNIQGFQRDTLVPDGTSGYYFLSRRLVIPGSENVFLETEEINRPGTVLERKALNRGPDYEIDYDRGSLIFRRPILAVELNPLGQSLVRRIVITYQHETAGDGDTNLYAGRLQYNFSRKFDRESWTGFSYLREDQGAQDFELYGLDFFFPLGTDGQLMGEVARSSYDSLFRGNLTGSAYRLELSGKITSAIAGQAYYRSVDEGFNNNATVSFTPGQTRYGAALATALSDTTKLSFLFDRETNYGIAPLVRTTIPDLFNPAPEPIPGSAVNNTLTTFSAGVQQKLGSADLSLEWVNRDREDRATPELFEGDASQLVSRFALPLTESLTFKAQNELNLGEIDPLYPDRTTFGLDWAAYPGVTVRLAHQLSSGGLLGDTSITSLDTILEHYLSENTSITGRYSVLSGFNGFTGQGAVGLNHRWAIAPGLRLNLSYEHIFSNLLGRTAAGERFAQPFATGQGAAALGLLSGDSYGVGLEYTDNPNFKASARFEHRTSSAGSNTVISAAAAGKVSPALTALARYQQASASNQLLAVLGDTANFKLGLAYRDPRSDRFNALLRYEYRLNPATSPETFLFGRRDDDATDHLFAAEAIYAPDWRWEFYGKYALRNSTSYRAQDLSNTNTISLAQLRTTYRLGYRMDVAGEVRWLTQPATDYSELGWVVEAGYYLTPNLRLAAGYSFGDVDDRDFNGDRSRGGLYLGLNLKLNELFDGFGLQKTTPRQQQESQVNPTAFAPVAPTPNTTP, from the coding sequence TTGACAAGCACTATAGGAACACTGGGGATTACGGCTCCTGTTCATAGCACAGAGGTTTTCCAGCCTTCAAACTTACAATCTCAATTTCTGTTACAACCACCAGAGTCTCCGAAAACAACATCTGGGGTTGCGTTTACCTTTACGGATGCTCACCCGCTCCATCCGGACAAAGTCAATTTTGCGATCGCGAATTCTTCTGGACTGGCATTTAATAGTGAACCTACCTCAAGCCTCAGTGACACTGAAGCTCCGACTGTAGTTGCCCCTGTTTCTAGCGTAGCGCTGCCCTCGACCACCTCATCCCTAACAGCTCAGGCACCTGAAAATTCTCAAGAATCTCAAAGTCCCGAAGCCTCGGAAGCACCCACTAATAACAATCCAACCAGCGGTAACACTGAGACCACGGCTCCGACGCTTCCAGCAGCTAGAATTTCTCAGAGCCGCACGATTCGCCTAGAAATCTCACCTGTGGACGATCCCCGTGTGGTTGCCGATGGTCGCTCTACCGTCACACTTCAAGGCCGCCTTCTAAATCAGCAAGGTGAGTTGCTTTCGGTCAATGCGATCGCCACGCTCACTGCTAGTGCGGGTCAATTCGTTGGAGCTGATCAAGACCCAGATCGCCTTGGTTTCCAGGTGGTGGTGCAGCAAGGGCAATTCACCGCTCAACTGCAATCCACCCTAGAAGCCCAGAAAGTCAGAGTCCGAGCCGCTGTAGACCTGGAAGACGAGTCAGATTCGTCAGCGCCAACCGAAACTTTACTACAACCCAGCGGAGGAATTGCCACTCCTACCGGGCAAATAGAAGAAATTGAAGCCTACACCCAAGTTGAGTTTATTACCAACCTGCGGCCTTCGTTGGTGACTGGCTCAGTTAACCTGCGGATTGGCCCAGGGGGCACCGACTTTTACGATAGTTTTCGCGACTTTTTAGACCCAGAACTGCTCGATGATGACACTCGCGTTGATGTGAATGCGGCGGTGTTTGGCATTGGTGCAGTTGGGGAGTGGTTGTTTACTGGAGCCTATAACAGCCAGCGATCGCTAAACGAAACTTGTGACGGCACCAATCGGCTGTTCCGAGATATCCAGTTTTGCGAGCAGAATTATCCGGTTTACGGCGACAGTTCCACCTCTACTTACCTCACGCCTTCTACTGATAGCGTCTACCTCCGCTTCGAGCGCACGTCTCCCGTGGCAGGAGCAGAGCCAGACTATGGCATGTGGGGCGATTACAACACTCTAGAGTTTGCCCGGACTTCGCAGTTATTTACAGCGACCAATCGCCAGTTGCATGGTTTTAAGGGCAACTACAACCTGGGCAATCTGCAAGCCACCCTGTTGTACGGCAACAACATTCAAGGATTTCAGCGAGACACCCTGGTGCCCGATGGGACAAGTGGTTACTACTTCCTATCTCGTCGCTTAGTCATCCCTGGCAGCGAAAACGTTTTTCTCGAAACTGAAGAAATTAATCGTCCAGGCACCGTCCTAGAGCGGAAAGCCTTAAATCGCGGCCCTGATTACGAAATTGACTACGATCGCGGCTCTTTGATATTCCGTCGTCCGATTCTAGCGGTAGAGCTGAACCCCCTAGGCCAAAGCTTAGTCCGTCGCATTGTCATCACTTACCAGCACGAAACCGCTGGCGACGGCGACACCAATCTCTACGCCGGACGGCTCCAGTACAACTTCTCCCGTAAGTTCGATCGCGAAAGTTGGACAGGGTTCAGCTATTTACGCGAAGATCAAGGCGCTCAAGACTTTGAACTGTACGGCCTCGACTTCTTCTTCCCCCTTGGCACTGATGGACAACTGATGGGGGAGGTGGCGCGTTCCAGTTATGACTCGCTATTTCGCGGCAACCTCACAGGTTCGGCCTACCGCCTAGAACTCTCCGGCAAGATCACTTCGGCGATCGCAGGCCAAGCTTACTATCGATCAGTAGATGAAGGCTTCAACAACAACGCGACTGTTAGCTTTACACCAGGGCAAACCCGTTATGGCGCAGCGCTAGCAACTGCTCTCAGTGACACCACTAAACTTAGCTTCTTGTTCGATCGCGAGACTAACTACGGTATTGCGCCGCTGGTACGCACCACCATCCCGGATTTGTTTAACCCTGCGCCTGAGCCAATTCCGGGCAGCGCCGTCAACAATACCTTAACTACATTCAGCGCTGGGGTTCAGCAAAAGCTCGGCTCAGCAGACTTAAGTCTGGAATGGGTGAACCGCGATCGCGAAGACCGAGCCACCCCAGAACTGTTTGAAGGTGATGCTAGCCAATTGGTCTCCCGCTTTGCCCTGCCTTTAACAGAAAGTCTGACGTTCAAAGCCCAAAATGAACTGAATCTAGGCGAAATCGACCCGCTTTATCCCGATCGCACCACCTTTGGTTTAGATTGGGCAGCTTATCCAGGTGTGACGGTTCGCTTAGCGCACCAATTGTCGTCAGGTGGCTTGTTGGGGGATACCTCCATTACCAGCCTCGATACGATTCTGGAGCATTACTTATCAGAAAATACCAGCATCACAGGGCGCTACTCAGTCCTAAGCGGATTCAATGGCTTCACCGGACAAGGGGCTGTTGGCTTAAATCATCGCTGGGCGATCGCACCGGGACTGCGCTTAAACCTGAGTTATGAGCATATCTTTAGCAATTTGCTCGGACGCACCGCCGCAGGAGAACGATTTGCTCAACCCTTTGCCACCGGGCAAGGTGCAGCGGCGTTAGGCTTGCTTTCTGGAGATAGCTACGGCGTGGGTCTGGAATATACCGATAATCCTAACTTCAAGGCCAGTGCTCGGTTTGAGCATCGTACCTCCTCAGCGGGCAGCAATACGGTTATTTCGGCAGCCGCAGCGGGCAAAGTTTCTCCTGCCCTCACAGCGTTGGCCCGTTACCAACAAGCGAGTGCTTCCAATCAGCTCCTAGCAGTTTTGGGCGATACTGCAAATTTCAAGCTGGGACTTGCCTACCGCGATCCTCGTAGCGATCGCTTTAATGCCCTGTTGCGCTATGAGTACCGCCTCAACCCTGCCACTTCCCCGGAAACCTTTCTGTTTGGGCGACGCGATGACGACGCGACCGATCATTTATTTGCCGCAGAAGCGATCTACGCCCCAGATTGGCGCTGGGAGTTCTACGGCAAGTATGCACTGCGAAACAGCACCTCCTACCGCGCCCAAGACCTATCCAACACCAACACCATTTCTTTGGCGCAATTACGCACCACCTACCGCTTGGGCTACCGGATGGATGTAGCCGGGGAGGTACGTTGGCTCACTCAACCCGCCACCGACTACAGCGAACTGGGTTGGGTGGTGGAAGCGGGCTACTATCTCACCCCAAATCTGCGACTCGCTGCTGGTTATAGTTTCGGAGATGTAGACGATCGCGACTTCAACGGCGATCGCTCCCGTGGTGGCTTGTACTTGGGCTTGAACCTAAAACTGAATGAGCTGTTTGATGGCTTTGGTCTGCAAAAAACAACTCCCCGTCAGCAACAGGAATCGCAAGTTAACCCTACTGCCTTCGCTCCCGTTGCCCCTACACCAAATACAACTCCATAG
- a CDS encoding FecR domain-containing protein, whose product MKRTWVQSLLLFVLGISLLTMADLAIAQSLKVRVNRWLEVRQIQGTVSLYQGQKLQPAKNGSRIQAVGDGVQTAAKSSAVLAVDTGIGFIKVSENTNIRVLQLERLASGGQVTRLQVTGGQARLQVRPFTNPNSRLEILSPAGLSAVRGTEFGVSVQPDGKTGVATLEGKVAAIAQGASVPIQAGFQSLVIPGEAPLPPTPLREDTRLQLQVLEAVGNNQARIAGQVDVVNLVLVNDQPLSLDREGQFDVRVALPRQRRIRAVVRTPLGKQQIYELAVP is encoded by the coding sequence TTGAAACGGACTTGGGTGCAATCACTTCTCCTATTTGTATTAGGAATCAGTCTGCTAACAATGGCTGACCTAGCGATCGCTCAATCCTTAAAAGTCCGCGTGAATCGCTGGCTAGAGGTACGGCAGATTCAAGGAACCGTCAGTCTGTACCAAGGTCAAAAATTGCAACCAGCTAAAAATGGCAGTCGCATCCAAGCGGTAGGTGATGGGGTTCAAACGGCTGCTAAATCCAGCGCTGTTTTAGCCGTAGATACTGGGATTGGCTTTATTAAAGTTTCCGAAAATACCAATATCCGAGTTTTACAACTAGAACGGCTAGCTAGTGGCGGCCAAGTGACGCGGCTACAGGTGACAGGGGGACAAGCCCGCCTACAAGTAAGACCCTTCACCAATCCTAATTCGCGCTTAGAAATTCTCTCACCTGCGGGTCTGAGTGCAGTGCGTGGCACTGAATTTGGCGTGAGTGTGCAGCCAGATGGCAAAACTGGGGTCGCCACCTTAGAAGGCAAAGTAGCCGCGATCGCTCAAGGAGCCAGCGTCCCCATTCAAGCTGGGTTCCAAAGTTTGGTCATCCCTGGAGAAGCACCCTTACCTCCCACCCCATTACGAGAAGATACTCGATTGCAACTCCAAGTCTTGGAGGCCGTAGGCAATAACCAAGCGCGAATTGCTGGACAAGTGGATGTTGTTAATCTGGTATTAGTGAACGATCAACCCCTCAGCCTCGATCGCGAAGGTCAATTTGATGTCAGAGTTGCACTGCCGCGCCAGCGGCGGATTCGGGCTGTAGTCAGAACTCCCTTGGGAAAACAGCAAATTTATGAATTGGCAGTTCCGTGA
- a CDS encoding DUF11 domain-containing protein: protein MSAIPALHRLTRVALIIPFVVASLEPFSKKAIAQVPSLGAKCPVGTTLAADNLVFNGNYNILGGGSEPNINPAAGFSSDLPYRGDAVYPDDRGVNGPLGPRGPRGGISIQTGPVTYANGVVVSRQATPVFPGDPENGAPPSNTFLYSNPNQDLQGNEISPNPGPGEFSDPAIWQQTVTVSPSTTYNFIAYFDNLLSATADPNAADPQIQLQIRRGNTASNLGPQIAVPRSVPNGLGGEWLPVQFSFTTLPTDTNITLAIVDRANTVSGDDFGHTAIGLRQCIPNVGIAKQAGTAVSNPDGTFTVPYSLTVRNYGVDAITNVQVTDDLAATFANAAGFAVSGVQSPTLSVNPNFNGSSDRNILAPGNTLAATGQPGDSATITFNITITPGTGPEGLGPFNNSAIVTGNAGDVTVQDTSDAGTNPDPNSNGIPNESGENDPTPVTLVAAPKLGVAKQAGAVVDNGNGVFTVPYTVTVSNLGNVPINSLQLAENLTTTFGPPSTFTIATAPTSPTLAVNPAFNGNSDPNLLAGTTALAVGQTATVTFSVQVTPNGQPGPFPNTVLGTGQGPGGTDIRDESTNGINPDPNGDTNPDENQPTLVSFTETPKLGVAKQAGGVISNSNGVFTVPYSVTVSNLGNVPINNLRLVENLTTTFGPPTTFSIATAPSSATLAVNPAFNGNSDPNLLPINTTLAVGQTATVTFSVQVTANGQLGPFPNTVLGTGEGPGGTDTQDESTNGINPDPNGDGNPDENQPTVVQPEPLPVGEPQLRLLKRITAVEQRGRTQTFDRFFDDPTDPNDTAAGWTQLTPIGNVNLPSTLSLRSGDLVEYTLYFLSDGTAPATATSLCDPIPVGTTFARDSFGVGNGLRLNQASAEKALTNSVDTDEGNFFTPLAPLPNGNACPASAQNNANGSVIVNLGEISSTPGQNFGFVRFRVRID, encoded by the coding sequence ATGTCTGCCATACCAGCGTTGCACCGCCTAACTCGCGTAGCCCTCATCATCCCCTTCGTTGTGGCTAGCCTCGAACCTTTTTCAAAAAAAGCGATCGCCCAAGTACCTTCCCTGGGAGCCAAATGTCCAGTGGGTACCACGCTAGCGGCTGACAACCTAGTTTTCAACGGTAACTACAACATCTTAGGCGGGGGATCTGAACCAAACATTAACCCAGCCGCAGGCTTTAGCAGCGATTTGCCGTACCGAGGCGATGCAGTTTACCCCGATGACCGAGGGGTCAACGGTCCATTGGGACCACGGGGTCCGCGAGGTGGCATCTCAATTCAGACTGGCCCTGTCACTTATGCAAATGGGGTCGTGGTCAGTAGGCAAGCAACGCCTGTTTTTCCAGGAGATCCTGAGAATGGAGCACCTCCATCCAACACGTTTCTTTATTCCAACCCTAACCAGGATTTGCAGGGGAACGAGATTTCACCCAATCCTGGGCCTGGAGAATTTTCTGATCCTGCGATTTGGCAGCAAACAGTTACTGTTAGTCCCAGCACCACCTACAACTTTATTGCCTATTTTGACAATCTCCTGAGCGCTACTGCTGACCCCAACGCCGCTGATCCTCAAATTCAATTACAGATTAGACGGGGGAACACTGCCTCTAACCTGGGCCCCCAGATTGCCGTACCTCGTAGTGTTCCCAATGGTCTAGGCGGTGAATGGCTACCTGTACAATTCTCATTTACGACGCTGCCCACCGATACAAACATTACTCTGGCGATCGTGGATCGCGCCAATACAGTCAGCGGTGATGATTTCGGTCATACCGCGATCGGCCTGCGGCAGTGCATTCCTAATGTTGGAATTGCCAAACAAGCGGGAACAGCTGTTAGTAATCCCGATGGCACCTTTACTGTGCCTTACAGCCTTACTGTCCGCAACTATGGGGTCGATGCCATTACAAATGTGCAAGTGACGGACGACTTAGCCGCTACTTTTGCCAATGCAGCTGGCTTTGCCGTTTCTGGAGTTCAAAGCCCAACCTTAAGCGTTAACCCTAACTTTAATGGCAGCAGCGATCGCAATATCCTCGCTCCTGGCAATACACTCGCTGCAACTGGGCAACCAGGTGACAGTGCCACCATTACCTTCAACATCACTATCACGCCCGGAACAGGACCCGAAGGACTTGGTCCCTTCAACAACAGTGCGATCGTTACCGGAAATGCAGGCGATGTCACGGTTCAAGATACTTCTGATGCAGGGACTAATCCAGACCCCAATAGCAACGGCATCCCAAATGAGTCAGGAGAAAATGACCCTACCCCAGTGACTCTAGTTGCAGCCCCTAAGCTGGGTGTTGCGAAGCAAGCAGGGGCAGTCGTTGACAACGGGAATGGCGTCTTCACTGTGCCCTATACCGTCACAGTTAGCAACTTGGGCAATGTCCCAATCAATAGCCTACAACTGGCCGAAAACCTCACTACAACGTTTGGGCCTCCTAGTACTTTCACCATTGCTACGGCACCGACTAGTCCCACTCTGGCAGTCAACCCTGCCTTTAATGGCAACAGTGACCCTAACCTCTTAGCGGGCACCACGGCCTTAGCAGTCGGACAAACTGCCACTGTCACTTTTAGTGTGCAAGTAACACCTAATGGTCAGCCCGGTCCCTTCCCCAACACGGTTCTAGGCACTGGCCAAGGACCAGGAGGTACAGACATTCGTGACGAATCCACCAATGGCATTAACCCTGACCCCAATGGCGACACTAATCCAGATGAAAACCAGCCTACACTTGTCAGCTTCACTGAAACACCCAAGCTCGGTGTTGCCAAGCAAGCAGGAGGAGTTATCAGTAACAGCAATGGCGTCTTCACCGTGCCCTACAGCGTCACCGTCAGCAACCTGGGCAATGTCCCGATCAACAACTTACGACTGGTAGAGAACTTAACAACGACCTTTGGACCTCCTACTACCTTCAGCATTGCTACTGCTCCCAGCAGTGCAACTCTGGCTGTTAATCCTGCCTTTAACGGTAACAGTGACCCCAACCTCCTGCCTATCAACACGACCTTAGCAGTTGGGCAAACTGCCACTGTCACTTTTAGTGTTCAAGTCACAGCCAATGGCCAGCTCGGTCCCTTCCCCAACACAGTTCTAGGCACTGGCGAAGGGCCAGGAGGTACAGACACCCAAGACGAATCCACCAATGGCATTAACCCTGACCCCAATGGTGACGGTAATCCAGATGAAAACCAGCCAACTGTGGTTCAGCCAGAACCACTTCCTGTAGGAGAACCGCAGCTAAGATTACTAAAGCGGATTACAGCTGTGGAACAGCGTGGCAGAACTCAAACCTTCGATCGCTTTTTTGATGATCCGACCGACCCCAACGACACGGCAGCGGGCTGGACTCAATTAACTCCTATTGGAAATGTCAATTTACCTAGCACACTTTCTTTACGGAGTGGAGATTTAGTCGAGTACACACTCTACTTCCTCTCAGACGGAACAGCACCCGCCACGGCTACTAGCCTCTGTGACCCAATTCCCGTCGGCACCACCTTTGCTCGCGATAGCTTTGGGGTAGGTAATGGGTTACGACTCAACCAAGCGAGTGCTGAGAAGGCACTGACCAATAGTGTAGATACGGATGAAGGCAATTTCTTCACACCTCTAGCGCCTCTCCCCAACGGCAATGCTTGTCCTGCCAGTGCTCAAAATAACGCTAATGGGTCTGTCATTGTCAACTTAGGAGAAATTTCTAGCACTCCTGGCCAAAATTTTGGTTTTGTGCGCTTTCGAGTCAGGATTGATTGA
- a CDS encoding DUF3007 family protein, which translates to MRRIDVFGIGLAIFVAGGLMYLLLQFVGLDSVEAGIWSQAVLVAGLVGWLLTYLARALTQKMTYNQQVQDYREAVLQKRLEELTPEELAKIQAEIEQEQQSSTQDSTPTQI; encoded by the coding sequence ATGCGGCGCATTGACGTTTTCGGAATTGGTCTAGCCATTTTTGTGGCGGGCGGCTTGATGTACTTGCTACTCCAGTTCGTCGGGCTAGATAGCGTAGAGGCCGGCATCTGGAGTCAGGCGGTGCTTGTGGCTGGGTTGGTGGGCTGGTTGCTCACCTATCTGGCAAGAGCACTGACCCAAAAGATGACATACAACCAGCAGGTACAGGATTATCGAGAAGCAGTCTTGCAAAAACGGCTAGAGGAACTGACGCCAGAAGAGTTGGCGAAAATTCAAGCAGAAATTGAGCAGGAGCAGCAATCTTCTACTCAAGACTCAACGCCAACGCAGATCTAA
- the trpA gene encoding tryptophan synthase subunit alpha, giving the protein MTSVSQCFESLRDRGQCALIPFITAGDPDLATTAEALRILDRSGADLIELGVPYSDPLADGPVIQAAATRALQRGTRLEAVLEMVRQVSPELRAPIVLFTYYNPILNQGIENFLKQIADAGVKGLVVPDLPLEESEILIQTAANLGVEVVLLVAPTSPKERIEAIARQAEGFIYLVSVTGVTGIRTQLEARAQDILMDLRTITDKPIGVGFGISQPEHARQVMDWGADAVIVGSAFVKRLADGTPAQGLQAIEEFCRSLKIAITSD; this is encoded by the coding sequence ATGACATCGGTTTCTCAGTGTTTTGAATCCCTCCGCGATCGCGGTCAATGTGCTCTGATCCCCTTCATCACAGCCGGAGATCCCGATTTAGCGACAACGGCGGAAGCGCTCCGGATCTTGGACCGTAGTGGGGCCGACTTAATTGAGTTGGGGGTGCCTTACTCAGACCCTCTCGCGGATGGGCCTGTCATCCAAGCGGCTGCGACTCGCGCTTTGCAACGGGGCACTCGGCTAGAGGCAGTGCTCGAAATGGTGCGGCAAGTCAGCCCAGAACTCAGAGCGCCGATTGTTCTGTTTACTTATTACAACCCGATCCTGAATCAAGGCATTGAGAACTTCCTCAAGCAGATTGCCGATGCTGGGGTCAAAGGCTTAGTCGTGCCAGATTTACCGCTGGAAGAATCGGAGATCTTAATTCAAACAGCAGCCAATTTAGGGGTTGAAGTCGTGTTGTTGGTGGCTCCGACCAGCCCCAAAGAGCGAATTGAGGCGATCGCTCGGCAAGCCGAAGGCTTTATTTACTTGGTGAGTGTTACGGGTGTGACTGGAATCCGCACTCAACTGGAAGCTCGCGCCCAAGACATCTTGATGGATTTACGCACCATTACCGATAAGCCAATTGGAGTGGGGTTTGGGATTTCTCAACCAGAGCACGCGCGGCAAGTAATGGATTGGGGTGCAGATGCAGTAATTGTGGGCAGTGCCTTTGTCAAGCGTCTAGCCGATGGTACTCCAGCTCAAGGTTTGCAAGCGATCGAAGAATTCTGTCGCAGCCTCAAAATCGCGATTACTTCCGATTAG